In Bactrocera neohumeralis isolate Rockhampton chromosome 5, APGP_CSIRO_Bneo_wtdbg2-racon-allhic-juicebox.fasta_v2, whole genome shotgun sequence, the genomic window tttatatttcgccataaaagtggcaaaatttaaaaaaaaaaataaaaaaaatgtaacattcaATAAACAGAGAGTGAAGTTAAGCTTACTTGACTAGCACTTTGGCCGAGTTTCTCTTCCTTAAACTGTTCGCATAACAGACTTTGCCAGCATTGAACCGCTTGCAAACGTCTACTGCATTTAGAGCGCAGCTTTTTGATCAGAAATTGGAAATTTGGgagtaaaaaacttaaaatactcaaattttatatttttttattcgccGGCGTTCGAACTCTGGACCCATCTGCTGGTAGTCATGCACTCATTGCCCACGGTCATGAAACGGTCGTAAGGGCGatttatttttgtcaattttgaaaatatgatatgtcaaatttattgaacgGTAATTTTTGCCACTTCATTACCTCCTCAAGTCACAAAAATGTGAATGAAACccttttttatgaatgaatgaagtacttaaatacatacatacaaacaaattgaTTTCAAATAATGTAAGGTTATTTTTATACGATATACTAAATAAGAGTCATAAATTATGTATCAGTTGAGAGTTAAATAgtttcagttttaaaaataaaaatccaaaatgCCTTGGCGTCACATGCTGACGTGATATATGAACAGATTATTGACAAATATTGTTTAGGTTATGTTAAATGGCTGTTTCCTCATCATCATGGTGGGAAATCAGATTAAAAGAACTGTGGATATCAGCTAGCGGCCCCCTGAGTAGTCCGAAATTTGTTTAGGTGTGTAAGCTATTTCACCTGGATTCTAAAAGTAAACTCATGAGATTTTCTATCAGCTTGAACTGACAAAGATTCCACTCTTTCTCGAATTGCAGTGTTAAAATGATTCTATCTCGTCTTCTTCCAGCTGGTAAGATATTCAATCAATTACTGCATGAATCCCAATcggacagtgtccagttagaacGCCGCTAACCTTTGAAAGGTGGCTTTGCTGAGAGCGAAGAATTTACTAGACCTCTTACTATTTACTATGTGCGAGAATAACCTCGCGATAGttgaccaacgcttgctgagctgGTCCGAGACACGGGGGTTTAGTAGCAAACCACAGGAAGCCAACGAAAGCTTCTAGCCGTTAGCATTCCGCAGTTATTGAGACTGAAGTACCTGTCCTAGCAGACTGACAGccttacagtttcctgcaataTCGCCTTGCTTTCATCTAAGTACCCAGATTCTCAGATTCAGTGCCATAATTGTTGTGGTTCTTACACACAAATACCGATTGGAGTAGCTCGTTGAACACTCGTCAATTTTTtcgcgtagtttttcaaacgcctTCCACCAAATAAAATCCCGTGGAACATTATAGGCTTAACTAAGAACTACATTTGATGAGAGTCCCCACCAGCAGTATATGGCAACCGATACCTTGCTCCTTCCTCGATGAAGGATCCCTAGGTACTTAACTCTGTCGGCAGGCCGAAGATGCGATTCTCTCATTAATGGTGAATGCGCCTACGCTACTTTGGCTTTATAGTGAATAAAACCAGTTCGGTTTAGATAGCATTAATAAAAAGCTCGTTTTCAGCTGCTCAGTTGCTTACGATTCTATAATACCCCTAATTAGCTTGTACACGGTATTCAGAGATATTCCCTTAACGCTGATATTCCCTTAACGGTGAGAACTATGGAGAGCCGACTTCCTCCAGCTTTTCCAGAATATCATTAACAACTATGATCCCGAGAAGTTGCAAGAGAACTCCACCTTGTGTGGGCAAAGGTAGGTCTGTGATTTGGTTTTGAATTGAACCTAAAGTATCTTATCTTCAAACTCCACTACATTCCGCCACTATCGTTTTATTGCAGTGAAATTTGAAGATGAGATGCTTAAGGTTCGGTTCAAAACCAAACCACTGACCTACCTTTGCAATAGGAATGATGTGCCCTTGAaagtccatttcttgagatacTACTAAGTGCAAAAGAGGAGAGATTGATGAGTCCAAACTCCTTGTCCGACACATGCGATCTCCTACCGTCCATTAGGATGAACGCAACCcgcaatgaaaaatatatttttcgactAAATTAAGAAGTTGTCGGAAACGCTTAATAGCAAAGAAATTTGATAATCGAATTAGTTGAGAAATTGTTTTCCAAAGGAGAGTTAAGCACccgtaaaaatgtatatttgtggATGCTTCATGGATTTGCTCATGGATTTAGGGTTTTGAGGTGTTTCACAGAACACTCTCGAAGGGGAAAATTACCATGATTGGATACTGCAAGAAGACAATGTTCCATAACATAGGAGCAGATTCTGTAGTTCAACCAAATGAACGGTATGGTTACTACAGATTAGCGATCACAGTCACCAGACGAAGACGTCAACAAAACATACCTTTAGGTCGCATCCTGTGAAATGTGCAGAAAATTTAGATGCGGTTGCGGTCAAATATGTCAGGCTGTACCAGAAAGCGCGGGAGATTGGAGCAAGTATTGAATAAACGACGACTATAAACAATGAATTTtctataattacaaaatttctcCCTGAAAAAAAGCGTTTGATCAACAAATTTTCTCAAAACGAAATGCTGTTATTTAAAAGTTCgtgaatttaaaacaatttcatcacttattattaataaattaactaCTGTACTCCACTGGCGTCCAGTTATTTTTATGAATCTCAAACAAGTCCTTGGCATTCAAAGTGAAACTTCATTGACGTCATTGTCAAGGCTTCGGAAAATTCATTCACAAACCAGGACCATTATTGTTTAAGaagaaaacgataaaaaaagCGCAATGACACAAATCCGTACCGGCATAAGAAGGCACACAGAAGTCTTTGTGGCCAATCACGCACTGTTTGAAGCGTGTTAACGCGGTGCAGTGGTGCACATGTGCGATAAGCGAATTTAATCAATCAGCGCGGAAATGAAGTTCATTGAGAAGGAAGAAATTAGAACACATCTTTGACTATGAGCGCAGCGCTGCGAGTTTTCCTGCAGCGAATCCACAGGAATTGGTATAAAAGCGCTGCGAATACTTGCAGGAGGTCAGTCAAGTCAAAGCCATCCGCTCGACAAGGACAATCGCAACAAACACAAAAGCATCACTACTATTTCATCCAAAGCACAAGAGTTCGCGAATATACTGAACCAAGTGGTAAATAAAATGGGTTTCAGGTTTTGGCAGTTGCAAGCAACTGTCCTTTACCTGTTAGTAGCAACTAGTTTCGCTCATGAGGAATTACGCACTTGTGAAGACAACGATTACTTTGTATGTTTAAACAGCGCCACGACCAAATATTCAAGCAACGGTGAAATTTGGGTACGAGGAAACATTGAATTCTCAAAACAGTCGGGTTTAGAGCGTCCAGAACCTCAACGGTATTATGATTATGTTGATCGCATAGAATCTCGAGACTATTCAAATGGGGCTAACAACCGTGAAGTTAAACAGCGCGCTGTTAACCAACAGGAGCGACTGGAAAACGTTAGACATTTGGATAACCACGAAGAACAGCACGAAATTACAATGCACTTTGATAACCGACAGGAGTCACAAGAAATTAAAAGACATGTTGATGACCGTCAGGAGCTACGAAAAACTTCAATGCGCCGTGATGAACAGTCAGAACGGCGAGAGATTACAAGACGTGTTGATGATCGTGAAGAACGACGAGAAAGATCAATGCGCCGTGATGAACAACCAGAACGACAAGAGATTACAAGACGTGTTGATGACCGCGAGGAACGCCGTACCATTAAAATGCGTTTAGATGACCGACAGGAACAACGAGAAATTGCAAGACGTGTTGATAGTCGCGAAGAACGACGAGAAACTTCAATGCGCCGTAATGAACAACCTGAACGACGAGAGATTACACGACGTGTTGATAACCGCGAGGAACGCCGAGCCATCGAAATGCGTCTAGATGACCGAAAGGAACAACCAGAGATTTCAAGACGTGTTGATCGTGAAGAACGACGAGAAACATCAATGCGCCGTGATGAACAACCAGAACGACGAGAGATTACAAGACGTGTTGATGACCGCGAGGAACGACGAGCCATTGAAATGCGTCTAGATGACCGACAGGAACAACGAGAGATTTCAAGACGTGTTGATGATCGTGAAGAACGACGAGAAACATCAATGCGCCGTGATGAACAACCAGAACGACGAGAGATTACAAGACGTGTTGATGACCGCGAGGAACGCCGAGCCATCGAAATGCGTCTAGATGACCGACAGGAACAACGAGAGATTTCAAGACGTGTAGATGATCGTGAAGAACGACGAGAAACTTCAATGCGCCGTGATGAACAACCAGAACGACGAGAGATTACAAGACGTGTTGATGACCGCGAGGAACGACGAGCCATTGAAATGCGTCTAGATGACCGACAGGAACAACGAGAGATTTCAAGACGTGTTGATGATCGTGAAGAACGACGAGAAACATCAATGCGCCGTGATGAACAACCAGAACGACGAGAGATTACAAGAGTGTTGATGACCGCGAGGGCCGCCGAGCCATTGAAATGCGTCTAGATGACCGACAGGAACAACGAGAGATTTCAAGACGTCTTGATGATCGTGAAGACCGACGAGAAACATCAATGCGCCGTGATGAACAACCAGAACGACGAGAGATTACAAGACGTGTTGATGACCGCGAGGAGCGCCAAGCCATTGAAATGCGTCTAGATGACCGACAGGAACAACGAGAGATTTCAAGACGTGTTGATGATCGTGAAGAACGACGAGAAACATCAATGCGCCGTGATGAACAACCAGAACGACGAGAAATTACAAGACGTGTTGATGACCGCGAGGAACGCCGAGCCATCGAAATGCGTCTAGATGACCGACAGGAACAACGAGAGATTTCAAGACGTGTTGATGATCGTGAAGAACGACGAGAAACATCAATGCGCCGTGATGAACAACCAGAACGACGAGAAATTACAAGACGTGTTGATGATCGCGAGGAACGCCGAGCCATCGAAATGCGTCTAGATGACCGACAGGAACAACGAGAGATTTCAAGACGTCTTGATGATCGTGAAAACCGACGAGAAACATCAATGCGCCGTGATGAACAACCAGAACGACGAGAGATTACAAGAGGTGTTGATGACCGCGAGGGCCGCCGAGCCATTGAAATGCGTCTTGATGGCCGACAGGAACAACGAGAGATTTCAAGACGTGTTGATGATCGTGAAGAACGACGAGAAACATCAATGCGCCGTGATGAACAACCAGAACGACGAGAAATTACAAGACGTGTTGCTGACCGCGAGGAACGCCGAGCCATCGAAATGCGTCTAGATGACCGACAGGAACAACGAGAGATTTCAAGACGTGTTGATGATCGTGAAGAACGACGAGAAACATCAATGCGCCGTGATGAACAACCAGAACGACGAGAGATTACAAGACGTGTTGATGACCGCGAGGAACGCCGAGCCAACGAAATGCGTCTAGATGACCGACAGGAAAAACTAGAGATTTCAAGACGTCTTGATGATCGTGAACAACGACGAGAAACATCAATGCGCCGTGATGAACAACCAGAACGACGAGAGATTACAAGAGGTGTTGATGACCGCGAGGGCCGCCGAGCCATTGAAATGCGTCTAGATGACCGACAGGAACAACGAGAGATTTCAAGACGTGTTGATGATCGTGAAGAACGACGAGAAACATCAATGCGCCGTGATGAACAACCAGAACGACGAGAGATTACAAGACGTGTTGATGACCGCGAGGAACGCCGAGCCATCGAAATGCGTCTAGATGACCGACAGGAACAACGAGAGATTTCAAGACGTCTTGATGATCGTGAAGAACGACGAGAAACATCAATGCGCCGTGATGAACAACCAGAACGACGAGAGATTACAAGACGTGTTGATGACCGCGAGGAGCGCCGAGCCATTGAAATGCGTCTTGATGACCGACAGGAACAACGAGAGACTTCAAGGCATGTTGATGATCGCGAGGAACGACGAGAAACTTCAATGCGCCGTAATGAACAACCAGAACGACGAGAAATTACAAGACGTGTTGATGACCGCGAGGAACGCCGAGCCATCGAAATGCGTCTAGATGACCGACAGGAACAACGAGAGATTTCAAGACGTGTTGATGATCGTGAAGAACGACGAGAAACATCAATGCGCCGTGATGAACAACCAGAACGACGAGAGATTACAAGACGTGTTGATGACCGCGAGGAACGCCGAGCCATCGAAATGCGTCTAGATGACCGACAGGAACAACGAGAGATTTCAAGACGTCTTGATGATCGTGAAGAACGACGAGAAACATCAATGCGCCGTGATGAACAACCAGAACGACGAGAGATTACAAGACGTGTTGATGATCGCGAGGAGCGCCGAGCCATTGAAATGCGTCTAGATGACCGACAGGAACAACGAGAGATTTCAAGACGTCTTGATGATCGTGAAAACCGACGAGAAACATCAATGCGCCGTGATGAACAACCAGAACGGCGAGAGATTACAAGACGTGTTGATAACCGCGAGGAACGCCGAGCCATCGAAATGCGTCTAGATGACCGAAAGGAACAACCAGAGATTTCAAGACGTGTTGATCGTGAAGAACGACGAGAAACATCAATGCGCCGTGATGAACAACCCGAACGACGAGAGATTACAAGACGTGTTGATGACCGCGAGGAGCGCCAAGCCATTGAAATGCGTCTAGATGACCGACAGGAAGAACAAGAGATTACAAGACGTGTTGATGACCGCGAAGAACGCCGTACCATTAAAATGCGTTTAGATGACCGACAGGAACAACGAGAAATTGCAAGACGTGTTGATAGTCGCGAAGAACGACGAGAAAGTTCAATGCGCCGTAATGAACTACCAGAACGACGAGAGATTACACGACGTGTTGATAACCGCGAGGAACGCCGAGCCATCGAAATGCGTCTAGATGACCGAAAGGAACAACCAGAGATTTCAAGACGTGTTGATCGTGAAGAACGACGAGAAACATCAATGCGCCGTGATGAACAACCCGAACGACGAGAGATTACAAGACGTGTTGATGACCGCGAGGAACGCCGAACCATTAAAATGCGTTTCGATGTCCAACAGGAACAACGAGAAATTGCAAGACGTCTTGATGATCGCGAAGAACGACGAGAAACTTCAATGCGCCGTAATGAACAACCTGAACGACGAGAAATTACAAGACGTGTTGATGATCGCGAGGAACGCCGAGTCATTGAAATGCGTCTAGATGACCGACAGGAACAACTAGAGATTTCAAGACGTCTTGATGATCGTGAAGACCGACGAGGAACATCAATGCGCCGTGATGAACAACCAGAACGACGAGAGATTACAAGACGTGTTGATGACCGCGAGGAACGCCGAGCCATCGAAATGCGTCTACATGACCGACAGGAACAACGAGAGATTTCAAGACGTCTTGATGATCGTGAAGACCGACGAGAAACATCAATGCGGCGTGATGAACAACCAGAACGACGAGAGATTACAAGACGTGTTGATGACCGCGAGGAGCGGCACGCCATTGAAATGCGTCTTGATGACCGACAGGAACAACGGGAGACTTCAGGACGTGTTGATGATCGTAAAGAAAGACGTGAAACATCAATGCGCCGTGATGAACAACCAGAAGGACGAGAGATTACACGACGTGTTGATGACCGCGAGGAACGCCGAGCCATCGAAATGCATGTAGATGACCGACGGCAAAAGTCAAAGCGCTTTGATGTCAGAGAGGAACAGAATGATATTGCTAGGCGTAGTAGTCGCCAGGTATGGCATGATCGTATAGAAAGTCGTGATGATTCATGGGTAGAGAGAAGTCGTTTAGAAAATGAACGCCCAGAAATTGTGGTACGTGAGCTTTCTCGTGGAATTGACATCCGAGTATTTGAACAGTTGCAAAGGCAATCTACTGCTAATGAAGTGAAATCCAGCCCACTGACCAGGACTAACGTAAATTGGAAACATGGATACATTTTACTTGGACAAGGAACAATTTTGGCTTTTGCCCTAATGAAGGCGCTAAAGGACTATGAGTTTAAAATAAAGTACGTGTAATTGGCTCATTGGTTTTCAGtctctttaattaattaattttttggtttcaggaGAGTTTCACATCAACACATTGGTGATTCAGCATTTCTCAtaggattttaaaaatacataccaGCTACCAGAATGACGAACAATGAAACCGATTACTTGGCTTACgaattgtaaataatataaagtgTACCTAAAGCAAATCTGCGAAATCGCTGTGTTaacgaaaataatgaaaatatttaataatagaaaaatagttataaaGTTGTTatggattaaaataaaataacttgtaATCATCTGTTGTTATTTATTGTAGTATATGcaagtgtatatatttatatataaatgaatatcgatatataaaataacttttctgtaaattaaaatattgttcaaataaagaagcaaatgaaaatgatttaagcatgaaaattactatttagttttaaaacatTTGAGTGCCCctgtaattattaattttttgtataatggCAACACCACCTTTCATGCTATTGCTTTCCACTGTCATTTGGTGGCTGCTGTCAAGGTGCTTGATAAAGTTTGGTCTTCTTTCAGTCATTCGTGATATTTGATAGATTTTTAATGCGTGTGAGAATATTgtgtattaatttaattagctttattttctctatataaatttatttttttgtcatattgGGAGCCTTTCGAagatgttaagaaaaaaattattttgaatatgcGAATAGTGTTTAACAAAACGAAAAATGGAAAGCTTGTGTCGatacattttcgaataaaaagtgAGACTTCATAGCCAATAGCGCAAAGGTTTTTTGGttcaaaaaagtaataataattgcaTGTGCACATTAACAATAACTGGACACATTCCTTTCCAGTTCATCAGCGGTAtccatatgaaataaaaaaatatataagcgcatattttttctgatttgtTTTCACTATAAAACGCAGTGGTTCGATTACCAGAGGATTGTGATTAACAGTGAAAGTTTATACCTGCGGAAAAAACGGAATATAAAACAAAGCTTGTTTTTGACTGCGTAACTTTATGCGAACTGCATTAAAGTATGGTGTGGCTGTTGCTAAAATTACTACACTTTCCTAGACATAACGGTGACAACGAATAGCTGTATATTTCTTCTACTTATTTCCTTCTTTAATTTGTTACTGCCATTTTATAATACTCAATGCTAAACGtagcttttttgttatttggtaGTCGTTTATTATTTGTGAGAGCTGGTTGCAATTTAGCTCAATTTACGTCATTATATTGAGCGGAAAGTGAACGGAATTGCGAACGATCGCACCATCGCCAACAGTTGGTCTACGCACCACCGGTACCATACCACTGCCCCTACAAGTGATTGGCCAAAAACTTGTTAAGCTGTTACTTTTATtgtaactgattttttttttttggtgataaatatattttttgtgtatattttgtaATCAATATTTCTACTGAATACGTGTAAAtacttgtttttcaaaatagtgtACAGCAAATAGTGTAAAAGTGAAGTGGAGCTACGGGTTAGAAACTACAGTTAATCAATTTAGTTCTAAAAACGGATAACGCCAGCTAACAACAAAATGggacttttaatttcaaaattatggaGCATGTTTGGCAATGAAGGttagtatta contains:
- the LOC126757902 gene encoding trichohyalin-like isoform X1, which codes for MGFRFWQLQATVLYLLVATSFAHEELRTCEDNDYFVCLNSATTKYSSNGEIWVRGNIEFSKQSGLERPEPQRYYDYVDRIESRDYSNGANNREVKQRAVNQQERLENVRHLDNHEEQHEITMHFDNRQESQEIKRHVDDRQELRKTSMRRDEQSERREITRRVDDREERRERSMRRDEQPERQEITRRVDDREERRTIKMRLDDRQEQREIARRVDSREERRETSMRRNEQPERREITRRVDDREERQAIEMRLDDRQEQREISRRVDDREERRETSMRRDEQPERREITRRVDDREERRAIEMRLDDRQEQREISRRVDDREERRETSMRRDEQPERREITRRVDDREERRAIEMRLDDRQEQREISRRLDDRENRRETSMRRDEQPERREITRGVDDREGRRAIEMRLDGRQEQREISRRVDDREERRETSMRRDEQPERREITRRVADREERRAIEMRLDDRQEQREISRRVDDREERRETSMRRDEQPERREITRRVDDREERRANEMRLDDRQEKLEISRRLDDREQRRETSMRRDEQPERREITRGVDDREGRRAIEMRLDDRQEQREISRRVDDREERRETSMRRDEQPERREITRRVDDREERRAIEMRLDDRQEQREISRRLDDREERRETSMRRDEQPERREITRRVDDREERRAIEMRLDDRQEQRETSRHVDDREERRETSMRRNEQPERREITRRVDDREERRAIEMRLDDRQEQREISRRVDDREERRETSMRRDEQPERREITRRVDDREERRAIEMRLDDRQEQREISRRLDDREERRETSMRRDEQPERREITRRVDDREERRAIEMRLDDRQEQREISRRLDDRENRRETSMRRDEQPERREITRRVDNREERRAIEMRLDDRKEQPEISRRVDREERRETSMRRDEQPERREITRRVDDREERQAIEMRLDDRQEEQEITRRVDDREERRTIKMRLDDRQEQREIARRVDSREERRESSMRRNELPERREITRRVDNREERRAIEMRLDDRKEQPEISRRVDREERRETSMRRDEQPERREITRRVDDREERRTIKMRFDVQQEQREIARRLDDREERRETSMRRNEQPERREITRRVDDREERRVIEMRLDDRQEQLEISRRLDDREDRRGTSMRRDEQPERREITRRVDDREERRAIEMRLHDRQEQREISRRLDDREDRRETSMRRDEQPERREITRRVDDREERHAIEMRLDDRQEQRETSGRVDDRKERRETSMRRDEQPEGREITRRVDDREERRAIEMHVDDRRQKSKRFDVREEQNDIARRSSRQVWHDRIESRDDSWVERSRLENERPEIVVRELSRGIDIRVFEQLQRQSTANEVKSSPLTRTNVNWKHGYILLGQGTILAFALMKALKDYEFKIKRVSHQHIGDSAFLIGF
- the LOC126757902 gene encoding trichohyalin-like isoform X9 translates to MGFRFWQLQATVLYLLVATSFAHEELRTCEDNDYFVCLNSATTKYSSNGEIWVRGNIEFSKQSGLERPEPQRYYDYVDRIESRDYSNGANNREVKQRAVNQQERLENVRHLDNHEEQHEITMHFDNRQESQEIKRHVDDRQELRKTSMRRDEQSERREITRRVDDREERRERSMRRDEQPERQEITRRVDDREERRTIKMRLDDRQEQREIARRVDSREERRETSMRRNEQPERREITRRVDDREERQAIEMRLDDRQEQREISRRVDDREERRETSMRRDEQPERREITRRVDDREGRRAIEMRLDGRQEQREISRRVDDREERRETSMRRDEQPERREITRRVADREERRAIEMRLDDRQEQREISRRVDDREERRETSMRRDEQPERREITRRVDDREERRANEMRLDDRQEKLEISRRLDDREQRRETSMRRDEQPERREITRGVDDREGRRAIEMRLDDRQEQREISRRVDDREERRETSMRRDEQPERREITRRVDDREERRAIEMRLDDRQEQREISRRLDDREERRETSMRRDEQPERREITRRVDDREERRAIEMRLDDRQEQRETSRHVDDREERRETSMRRNEQPERREITRRVDDREERRAIEMRLDDRQEQREISRRVDDREERRETSMRRDEQPERREITRRVDDREERRAIEMRLDDRQEQREISRRLDDREERRETSMRRDEQPERREITRRVDDREERRAIEMRLDDRQEQREISRRLDDRENRRETSMRRDEQPERREITRRVDNREERRAIEMRLDDRKEQPEISRRVDREERRETSMRRDEQPERREITRRVDDREERQAIEMRLDDRQEEQEITRRVDDREERRTIKMRLDDRQEQREIARRVDSREERRESSMRRNELPERREITRRVDNREERRAIEMRLDDRKEQPEISRRVDREERRETSMRRDEQPERREITRRVDDREERRTIKMRFDVQQEQREIARRLDDREERRETSMRRNEQPERREITRRVDDREERRVIEMRLDDRQEQLEISRRLDDREDRRGTSMRRDEQPERREITRRVDDREERRAIEMRLHDRQEQREISRRLDDREDRRETSMRRDEQPERREITRRVDDREERHAIEMRLDDRQEQRETSGRVDDRKERRETSMRRDEQPEGREITRRVDDREERRAIEMHVDDRRQKSKRFDVREEQNDIARRSSRQVWHDRIESRDDSWVERSRLENERPEIVVRELSRGIDIRVFEQLQRQSTANEVKSSPLTRTNVNWKHGYILLGQGTILAFALMKALKDYEFKIKRVSHQHIGDSAFLIGF
- the LOC126757902 gene encoding trichohyalin-like isoform X19, translating into MGFRFWQLQATVLYLLVATSFAHEELRTCEDNDYFVCLNSATTKYSSNGEIWVRGNIEFSKQSGLERPEPQRYYDYVDRIESRDYSNGANNREVKQRAVNQQERLENVRHLDNHEEQHEITMHFDNRQESQEIKRHVDDRQELRKTSMRRDEQSERREITRRVDDREERRERSMRRDEQPERQEITRRVDDREERRTIKMRLDDRQEQREIARRVDSREERRETSMRRNEQPERREITRRVDDREERQAIEMRLDDRQEQREISRRVDDREERRETSMRRDEQPERREITRRVDDREGRRAIEMRLDDRQEQREISRRVDDREERRETSMRRDEQPERREITRRVDDREERRAIEMRLDDRQEQREISRRLDDREERRETSMRRDEQPERREITRRVDDREERRAIEMRLDDRQEQRETSRHVDDREERRETSMRRNEQPERREITRRVDDREERRAIEMRLDDRQEQREISRRVDDREERRETSMRRDEQPERREITRRVDDREERRAIEMRLDDRQEQREISRRLDDREERRETSMRRDEQPERREITRRVDDREERRAIEMRLDDRQEQREISRRLDDRENRRETSMRRDEQPERREITRRVDNREERRAIEMRLDDRKEQPEISRRVDREERRETSMRRDEQPERREITRRVDDREERQAIEMRLDDRQEEQEITRRVDDREERRTIKMRLDDRQEQREIARRVDSREERRESSMRRNELPERREITRRVDNREERRAIEMRLDDRKEQPEISRRVDREERRETSMRRDEQPERREITRRVDDREERRTIKMRFDVQQEQREIARRLDDREERRETSMRRNEQPERREITRRVDDREERRVIEMRLDDRQEQLEISRRLDDREDRRGTSMRRDEQPERREITRRVDDREERRAIEMRLHDRQEQREISRRLDDREDRRETSMRRDEQPERREITRRVDDREERHAIEMRLDDRQEQRETSGRVDDRKERRETSMRRDEQPEGREITRRVDDREERRAIEMHVDDRRQKSKRFDVREEQNDIARRSSRQVWHDRIESRDDSWVERSRLENERPEIVVRELSRGIDIRVFEQLQRQSTANEVKSSPLTRTNVNWKHGYILLGQGTILAFALMKALKDYEFKIKRVSHQHIGDSAFLIGF
- the LOC126757902 gene encoding trichohyalin-like isoform X5 encodes the protein MGFRFWQLQATVLYLLVATSFAHEELRTCEDNDYFVCLNSATTKYSSNGEIWVRGNIEFSKQSGLERPEPQRYYDYVDRIESRDYSNGANNREVKQRAVNQQERLENVRHLDNHEEQHEITMHFDNRQESQEIKRHVDDRQELRKTSMRRDEQSERREITRRVDDREERRERSMRRDEQPERQEITRRVDDREERRTIKMRLDDRQEQREIARRVDSREERRETSMRRNEQPERREITRRVDDREERQAIEMRLDDRQEQREISRRVDDREERRETSMRRDEQPERREITRRVDDREERRAIEMRLDDRQEQREISRRVDDREERRETSMRRDEQPERREITRRVDDREGRRAIEMRLDGRQEQREISRRVDDREERRETSMRRDEQPERREITRRVADREERRAIEMRLDDRQEQREISRRVDDREERRETSMRRDEQPERREITRRVDDREERRANEMRLDDRQEKLEISRRLDDREQRRETSMRRDEQPERREITRGVDDREGRRAIEMRLDDRQEQREISRRVDDREERRETSMRRDEQPERREITRRVDDREERRAIEMRLDDRQEQREISRRLDDREERRETSMRRDEQPERREITRRVDDREERRAIEMRLDDRQEQRETSRHVDDREERRETSMRRNEQPERREITRRVDDREERRAIEMRLDDRQEQREISRRVDDREERRETSMRRDEQPERREITRRVDDREERRAIEMRLDDRQEQREISRRLDDREERRETSMRRDEQPERREITRRVDDREERRAIEMRLDDRQEQREISRRLDDRENRRETSMRRDEQPERREITRRVDNREERRAIEMRLDDRKEQPEISRRVDREERRETSMRRDEQPERREITRRVDDREERQAIEMRLDDRQEEQEITRRVDDREERRTIKMRLDDRQEQREIARRVDSREERRESSMRRNELPERREITRRVDNREERRAIEMRLDDRKEQPEISRRVDREERRETSMRRDEQPERREITRRVDDREERRTIKMRFDVQQEQREIARRLDDREERRETSMRRNEQPERREITRRVDDREERRVIEMRLDDRQEQLEISRRLDDREDRRGTSMRRDEQPERREITRRVDDREERRAIEMRLHDRQEQREISRRLDDREDRRETSMRRDEQPERREITRRVDDREERHAIEMRLDDRQEQRETSGRVDDRKERRETSMRRDEQPEGREITRRVDDREERRAIEMHVDDRRQKSKRFDVREEQNDIARRSSRQVWHDRIESRDDSWVERSRLENERPEIVVRELSRGIDIRVFEQLQRQSTANEVKSSPLTRTNVNWKHGYILLGQGTILAFALMKALKDYEFKIKRVSHQHIGDSAFLIGF